The Nocardia terpenica nucleotide sequence GACACGAAACAGTATTCGGCTCCGACACTACTCGGTGGCCGGTCGCTCGGCGTGCTCGAGCACATGGACCTCGCGCACCGGCGGGGTCCGGCCGAACCGGGCGCGCAGCGGGTACACCGCCGCGACGATCAGCAGGCTGACCGTGGAGGCGATCAGCTGCGGACGCAGGGAGGACATGAACGCCTCCGAGATCAGCACCGTCACCAGCACGCCGATCACCAGCCAGCTCAGATACGGGTAGCCCCACATGCGGTAGGTGAGGGTGGTGGGATTCTCGCGCCGCAACCGGGAGCGCAGGCGCAGCTGGGAGAACATGATCGCCAGGTACATGAAGGCCAGCAGCACGCCGATCGAGTTCACCAGGAAGGAGAACACCCGGTCCGGCGACACATAGGAGGCCAGCACCGCGAACCAGGCCGCCACCGTGCCCAGCAGCACCGCCCGCGCCGGGACGCCGCGGCGGGTCACCTTCACCAGCGCGGAGGGCGCGTCGCCGTCGCGGGTGAGCACGTACAGCATGCGGGAGGAGACGTAGATCGCGGAGTTCAGCACCGACAGCACCGCGGTCAGGATGACCACCTGCATGATCGTGCCCGCGCCCGGCACCCGCATCTCGTTCAGCGCGCTGACGAACGAGCTGGTCAGCACCTTGGCGTCGTTCCACGGCAGGATCGCGACCACCAGGAAGATGGAGGCCACGTAGAACAGGCCGACCCGCCACAGCACATTGCTGGTGGCCCGCGCCACGGCCTTGCCCGGCTCGGCGCTCTCGGCGGCGGCCAGCGTCACGATCTCGGTGCCGCCGAAGGCGAAGATCACCGTCACGATCGCCGACAGCACCCCGCTCATGCCGTTGGGCACGAAACCGCCGTGCGCGGTCAGATTGCCCAGTCCCGCATGGCCGTTCGGCCACCAGCCGAGAATGTAGAGCACACCGAACAGCAGGAACACCACGATCGCGACGACCTTGATCGACGCGAACCAGAACTCGAATTCGCCGAACGAGCGCACCGATATCAGATTCACCACGGTCATCACGACCATCAGTCCGGCCGACAGCACCCACGGCGGCAGATCGATCCACTGCGCCAGAATCGCCGATCCCGCAGTCGCTTCCGCGGCGACCAGCACCACGTACAGGTACCAGTACAACCATCCGACGACGAATCCGGCGAAGGGCCCCAATGCCATTCGCGAATATTCGGCAAGCGAGCCGGCCACCGGGCGGGCCACCACCATCTCGCCGAGTGCGCGCAAGACACACAGCACCATCACGCCCGCGAAGGCGTAGGACACCACCGCCGCCGGACCGGCGGTCTTGATCACCGAACCGCTGCCCACGAACAGGCCGGCGCCGACCGCGCCCCCGATCGCCAACATCGTCATATGGCGACGGCGTAAGCCGGTGCGCAGACCCTCGCGCGCCACGCCGGTCGTCTTCGTCATGGG carries:
- a CDS encoding amino acid permease; this translates as MTKTTGVAREGLRTGLRRRHMTMLAIGGAVGAGLFVGSGSVIKTAGPAAVVSYAFAGVMVLCVLRALGEMVVARPVAGSLAEYSRMALGPFAGFVVGWLYWYLYVVLVAAEATAGSAILAQWIDLPPWVLSAGLMVVMTVVNLISVRSFGEFEFWFASIKVVAIVVFLLFGVLYILGWWPNGHAGLGNLTAHGGFVPNGMSGVLSAIVTVIFAFGGTEIVTLAAAESAEPGKAVARATSNVLWRVGLFYVASIFLVVAILPWNDAKVLTSSFVSALNEMRVPGAGTIMQVVILTAVLSVLNSAIYVSSRMLYVLTRDGDAPSALVKVTRRGVPARAVLLGTVAAWFAVLASYVSPDRVFSFLVNSIGVLLAFMYLAIMFSQLRLRSRLRRENPTTLTYRMWGYPYLSWLVIGVLVTVLISEAFMSSLRPQLIASTVSLLIVAAVYPLRARFGRTPPVREVHVLEHAERPATE